Proteins found in one Methanofollis sp. genomic segment:
- a CDS encoding manganese efflux pump has product GIDHWIAFSLLAFIGGRMVIEGLKGEDGKEIAFGSAAVLLMLAVATSIDSLAVGLSFAALGSPILLPSVIIGVVTALLSLGGFWFGTVFGAENRERAEIVGGVILILIGLRVLADHLLI; this is encoded by the coding sequence CGGGCATCGACCACTGGATCGCCTTTTCCCTCCTCGCCTTCATCGGCGGGAGGATGGTCATTGAAGGCCTCAAAGGCGAGGACGGGAAGGAGATCGCCTTCGGCAGCGCCGCCGTCCTCCTCATGCTCGCCGTCGCGACCTCCATCGACTCCCTTGCCGTCGGCCTCTCCTTTGCCGCCCTGGGGTCGCCGATCCTCCTGCCCTCCGTCATCATCGGGGTCGTCACCGCCCTCCTCTCCCTCGGCGGTTTCTGGTTCGGGACGGTCTTCGGGGCTGAGAACCGGGAGCGTGCCGAGATCGTCGGCGGGGTCATCCTCATCCTGATCGGCCTGCGGGTGCTTGCCGACCACCTCCTCATCTGA
- a CDS encoding heavy metal translocating P-type ATPase, translating into METEEEKQEGHTRKETIRVSGMHCATCALTIEKALQNVEGVKEASVNIGTEQASVEYDPAKVSATEIERAVADAGYAVVTGRATLKVGGMMCATCVKTIETALQALPGVVSATVNLGAERAYVVYNPDTVGIPEMKAAIEDAGYQYLGMEGEETGEIEKKAREADLRDKRRRIIVGAVASAVLMGLMFAMPPLPVAMPYLLLVIATPPFIYLSWPIFLGAWRALKNRTLNMDVMYAMGIGVAFAASVLGTFGIVLTTDFLFYETAVMLATFLTLGRYLEARAKGRTGEAIAALVRLRPKTATVLADGKEEEKPIEEVRPGDIVLVRPGGQVPVDGTVRKGESYVDESMISGEPLPVGKEPGGKVVGGTINQDGVLEVEATRVGRDTVLARIIRLVEEAQGTRPPVQRIADTAVTYFIPAVLVIAAAAFLTWYFVFDSTLLFALTTLISVLVVACPCALGLATPTAITVGVGRGAELGILIKSGEALESAENLTTVAFDKTGTLTKGKPEVTDVVGLAAERDEVLALAAGVERNSQHPVATAIVRSAGEQDITIPESTAFDTVRGKGVIAVVEGRQVALGNRALLAERMITPSVDAVEAAERLEEEGKTVSFLAADGRVLGVLAVADTLKPTAMQAVADLKKMGLSIVMVTGDNERTAHAIAGMIGIDRVLAEVLPDEKAAEVRALQDRGDRVAFVGDGINDAPALAQADLGIAIGSGTDVAIESGDVVLVKDDLTDVPAAIQLSRKTIGRVKMNLFWAFAYNAALIPVAAGVLYPAFGITFRPELAGLAMAASSVTVVTLSLLLKGYMPEAKRGETEERGMEIDPVCKMKVDPTTARHTSDYKGKKYYFCAPGCKKAFEAEPEKYLEG; encoded by the coding sequence ATGGAGACGGAAGAGGAGAAACAGGAGGGCCATACCCGAAAAGAGACCATCAGGGTCTCCGGCATGCACTGCGCCACCTGCGCCCTCACCATCGAGAAAGCCCTGCAGAATGTGGAGGGGGTGAAGGAGGCCTCGGTGAACATCGGCACAGAACAGGCCTCCGTGGAGTACGACCCGGCGAAGGTGAGCGCCACCGAGATCGAGAGGGCCGTCGCGGACGCGGGCTACGCCGTCGTCACCGGCAGGGCCACCCTCAAGGTCGGCGGCATGATGTGCGCCACCTGCGTGAAGACGATCGAGACGGCCCTGCAGGCCCTGCCCGGCGTCGTCTCGGCCACCGTCAACCTCGGGGCGGAGAGGGCCTATGTTGTCTACAACCCCGACACCGTCGGCATCCCTGAGATGAAGGCGGCGATCGAGGACGCCGGCTACCAGTACCTCGGCATGGAGGGAGAGGAGACGGGCGAGATCGAGAAGAAGGCCCGCGAGGCCGACCTTCGGGACAAGCGCCGTCGCATCATCGTCGGCGCCGTCGCCTCCGCGGTCTTGATGGGGCTGATGTTCGCGATGCCCCCCCTGCCCGTGGCGATGCCCTACCTCCTCCTCGTCATCGCCACCCCGCCCTTCATCTACCTCTCCTGGCCGATCTTTCTCGGCGCCTGGCGGGCCCTGAAGAACCGGACCCTGAACATGGACGTCATGTACGCGATGGGCATCGGCGTCGCCTTCGCGGCCTCGGTCCTCGGCACCTTCGGGATCGTCCTCACCACCGACTTCCTCTTCTACGAGACCGCCGTGATGCTCGCCACCTTCCTCACCCTCGGCCGGTACCTGGAGGCGCGGGCGAAGGGGCGGACGGGCGAGGCGATCGCCGCCCTCGTCCGCCTGCGGCCGAAGACCGCCACCGTCCTCGCGGACGGGAAGGAGGAAGAGAAACCGATCGAAGAGGTCAGGCCCGGTGACATCGTCCTCGTCAGGCCGGGCGGGCAGGTGCCTGTCGACGGCACGGTCAGGAAAGGCGAGAGTTATGTGGACGAGTCGATGATCAGCGGCGAGCCCCTCCCTGTCGGGAAAGAGCCCGGGGGAAAAGTCGTCGGCGGCACCATCAACCAGGACGGCGTTCTCGAGGTCGAGGCCACGCGGGTGGGCAGGGACACCGTCCTCGCCCGGATCATCAGGCTCGTCGAGGAGGCGCAGGGTACCAGGCCCCCTGTCCAGAGGATCGCGGACACCGCCGTCACCTACTTCATCCCGGCGGTCCTCGTCATCGCCGCGGCCGCCTTCCTCACCTGGTACTTTGTCTTCGACTCAACCCTCCTCTTTGCCCTCACCACTCTCATCTCGGTCCTCGTCGTCGCCTGCCCCTGCGCCCTCGGCCTTGCGACCCCGACCGCGATCACCGTCGGCGTCGGCCGGGGTGCCGAACTCGGCATCCTGATCAAGAGCGGCGAGGCTCTGGAGTCGGCCGAGAACCTCACCACCGTCGCCTTCGACAAGACCGGCACCCTGACGAAGGGGAAACCGGAGGTCACCGACGTCGTCGGCCTGGCCGCGGAGAGGGACGAGGTGCTCGCCCTTGCCGCGGGCGTGGAGAGGAACTCGCAGCACCCGGTCGCCACGGCCATCGTCAGGTCCGCCGGCGAGCAGGACATCACAATCCCGGAGAGCACGGCCTTCGACACCGTCCGGGGGAAGGGCGTCATCGCCGTCGTCGAGGGCAGGCAGGTCGCCCTCGGCAACAGGGCCCTCCTCGCGGAGAGGATGATCACGCCTTCCGTCGATGCGGTGGAAGCGGCGGAACGCCTTGAAGAGGAGGGGAAGACCGTCTCCTTCCTCGCGGCCGACGGCAGGGTGCTCGGCGTCCTCGCCGTCGCCGACACCCTGAAGCCCACGGCCATGCAGGCGGTCGCCGACCTGAAAAAGATGGGCCTCTCCATCGTGATGGTCACCGGGGACAACGAGAGGACGGCCCATGCCATCGCCGGCATGATCGGGATCGACCGCGTCCTCGCCGAGGTCCTCCCGGACGAGAAGGCCGCCGAGGTGAGGGCCCTCCAGGACCGGGGCGACAGGGTCGCCTTCGTCGGCGACGGCATCAACGACGCCCCGGCCCTCGCCCAGGCCGACCTCGGCATCGCCATCGGCAGCGGGACCGACGTCGCCATCGAGAGCGGGGACGTGGTGCTCGTCAAAGACGACCTGACAGACGTGCCCGCGGCGATCCAGCTCTCCCGGAAGACGATCGGCCGGGTGAAGATGAACCTCTTCTGGGCCTTCGCCTACAATGCTGCCCTCATCCCGGTGGCGGCCGGCGTCCTGTACCCCGCCTTCGGCATCACCTTCAGGCCCGAACTCGCCGGCCTCGCCATGGCCGCGAGTTCTGTCACCGTCGTGACCCTCTCCCTCCTCCTCAAAGGATATATGCCGGAGGCGAAAAGAGGGGAGACGGAGGAAAGAGGCATGGAGATCGATCCGGTCTGCAAGATGAAGGTCGACCCGACGACCGCCCGGCACACGAGCGATTACAAGGGGAAGAAGTATTACTTCTGTGCACCGGGGTGCAAGAAGGCGTTCGAGGCAGAGCCAGAGAAGTACCTGGAAGGTTGA
- a CDS encoding endonuclease V, translating into MTPRHDPVPWPTSPADALALQKELRSQVVPAGSPEPIRIAGLDAAYSADGRTVFGAAAALACPSLRFIEGATAAVPVTFPYIPGLFAFREGPALLAALDRLSSSPDLLMVHGHGTAHPRRCGIASHIGVVTGIPSIGVADTLLCGEAGEPGAPRGATAPVTEKGETIGCAVRTSPCVRPVYVSPGHLIDIAGAVRIVLRTAPRFRTPEPLRAAHRLAALARETVACR; encoded by the coding sequence GTGACACCCCGCCACGACCCCGTCCCCTGGCCGACCAGCCCTGCCGACGCCCTCGCCCTCCAGAAGGAACTGCGCAGCCAGGTGGTTCCCGCGGGGTCGCCTGAACCGATCCGTATCGCCGGCCTCGACGCGGCGTACTCGGCCGACGGCAGGACGGTCTTCGGGGCGGCCGCGGCCCTCGCCTGCCCCTCTCTCAGGTTCATCGAAGGGGCGACCGCCGCAGTGCCGGTGACGTTCCCCTACATCCCCGGCCTCTTCGCCTTCAGGGAGGGGCCCGCCCTCCTCGCCGCCCTCGACCGGTTATCCTCCAGCCCCGACCTCCTGATGGTCCACGGCCACGGCACCGCCCACCCGCGGCGGTGCGGGATCGCCTCACATATCGGCGTCGTCACCGGCATCCCCTCGATCGGCGTCGCGGACACCCTCCTCTGCGGCGAGGCCGGAGAACCGGGCGCACCTCGGGGGGCGACGGCGCCGGTGACGGAGAAGGGCGAGACGATCGGGTGTGCGGTGCGGACCAGCCCCTGCGTCAGGCCGGTCTATGTCTCCCCCGGCCACCTCATCGACATCGCCGGGGCCGTCAGGATAGTCCTCCGGACCGCACCCCGCTTCCGCACACCCGAACCCCTGCGGGCCGCCCACCGCCTCGCCGCCCTCGCCCGGGAGACGGTGGCATGCCGCTGA
- the msrA gene encoding peptide-methionine (S)-S-oxide reductase MsrA — translation MAGEKHYERAYFAAGCFWGVEAAFRKVKGVVETAVGFMGGRTEDPTYEEVCTGRTGHAETVEVVFDPEEVGYADLLDVFWTIHDPTTKDRQGPDMGTQYRSAIFFVTPDQEREALASRERLEHSGKIPRPVVTGIVPRGPFFRAEEYHQRYYEKKGVGGCRIR, via the coding sequence ATGGCCGGAGAGAAACACTATGAACGCGCCTACTTTGCGGCCGGGTGCTTCTGGGGCGTGGAGGCGGCGTTCAGGAAGGTGAAGGGCGTGGTGGAGACCGCGGTCGGGTTCATGGGGGGCAGAACGGAAGACCCGACCTATGAGGAGGTCTGCACAGGGAGGACAGGGCATGCCGAGACCGTGGAGGTGGTCTTTGACCCGGAAGAGGTAGGGTATGCCGACCTTCTCGACGTCTTCTGGACGATCCACGACCCGACGACGAAGGACAGGCAGGGGCCTGACATGGGCACCCAGTACCGCTCCGCGATCTTTTTTGTGACACCTGATCAGGAGCGGGAAGCACTGGCATCGCGGGAGAGGCTGGAACATTCAGGAAAAATTCCCCGGCCCGTCGTCACCGGGATCGTGCCGAGAGGGCCGTTCTTCCGCGCCGAAGAGTACCACCAGCGGTACTACGAGAAGAAGGGGGTGGGGGGCTGCCGGATCAGATGA